In Halovivax gelatinilyticus, the following are encoded in one genomic region:
- a CDS encoding sulfatase family protein: MTADGDSADDGQSHDIASGRTTATTRTTDADRSASTVGTAYDGSGSAAPDERLNVCLVVLDTARAADVDEEITPTLARLGQEGTRFERAFSTAPWTVPSHASLFTGTYPSEHGTHGANPVLDDSLRTLPEAFADAGYETVGVSNNTWITEEFGFDRGFSQLRRGWQYRQSETDMGGVVRGECLSEKIEATRARLFEGNPLVNLANVIYSEFVQPAGDDGAARSVDWIGDWVTDRDRSTPFFCFLNLIEPHVVYDPPREYAERYLPPGATYESAAEIRQDPRAFDCGDYDLTDAEFEQLRGLYRGSLAYVDDQLARLRLSLEAAGEWERTIVVVCGDHGEHVGEHGFFGHQYNLYDTLLSVPLVVTGGAFDGGEHRDDLVQLCDLPDTLLDATGVRDGRLRNQSRGRSLHPDSSATPREAVFAEYVTPQPSIDRLEARFGDLPERIYTYDRRLRSVRTPNYKYVEGDDGFSRLHYLPTDPDESRNVVDEEPAVAARLERRLESTLGPLASTPRVEAEVSMTESTKQRLADLGYR; encoded by the coding sequence ATGACCGCCGATGGCGATTCTGCGGACGACGGGCAGAGCCATGATATCGCGTCGGGTCGCACTACCGCGACGACCCGCACGACCGACGCCGATCGATCGGCCTCGACGGTAGGGACGGCCTACGACGGATCCGGGTCGGCCGCCCCGGACGAACGGCTGAACGTCTGTCTCGTCGTCCTGGACACGGCCCGGGCCGCCGACGTCGACGAAGAGATTACGCCGACGCTCGCCCGACTCGGCCAGGAGGGGACGCGGTTCGAACGGGCCTTCTCGACCGCGCCGTGGACCGTTCCCTCCCACGCCTCGCTGTTTACCGGCACCTATCCGAGCGAACACGGCACCCACGGCGCCAATCCCGTCCTCGACGATAGCCTGCGCACGCTCCCAGAGGCGTTCGCCGACGCGGGCTACGAGACCGTCGGCGTCTCGAACAACACCTGGATCACCGAGGAGTTCGGGTTCGACCGCGGATTCTCCCAGCTTCGTAGAGGCTGGCAGTACCGCCAGTCCGAAACGGACATGGGCGGCGTCGTCCGCGGGGAGTGTCTCTCCGAGAAAATCGAAGCGACGCGAGCACGCCTCTTCGAGGGGAATCCGCTGGTGAACCTCGCGAACGTGATCTACAGCGAGTTCGTGCAACCGGCCGGCGACGACGGCGCCGCCCGCAGCGTCGACTGGATCGGCGACTGGGTGACCGATCGCGATCGCTCGACCCCGTTCTTCTGTTTTCTGAACCTCATCGAGCCGCACGTCGTGTACGATCCACCTCGCGAGTACGCCGAACGATACCTCCCGCCCGGTGCAACCTACGAGTCGGCCGCCGAGATTCGCCAGGACCCGCGGGCGTTCGACTGCGGCGACTACGACCTCACCGACGCGGAGTTCGAACAGCTACGCGGCCTCTACCGCGGCTCGCTCGCCTACGTCGACGACCAGCTCGCCAGACTCCGACTGTCGCTCGAAGCCGCCGGCGAGTGGGAGCGAACGATCGTCGTCGTCTGTGGCGATCACGGCGAGCACGTCGGCGAGCACGGCTTCTTCGGCCACCAGTACAACCTCTACGACACCCTGCTCTCGGTGCCGCTCGTCGTCACCGGCGGGGCGTTCGACGGCGGCGAGCACCGCGACGATCTCGTTCAACTGTGTGATCTCCCCGACACGCTCCTCGACGCCACCGGCGTTCGCGACGGCCGGCTCCGGAATCAGAGTCGGGGTCGCTCGCTTCACCCGGATTCGTCCGCCACTCCGCGCGAGGCCGTCTTCGCCGAGTACGTCACGCCCCAGCCGTCGATCGATCGACTCGAGGCGCGCTTTGGCGACCTCCCCGAGCGCATCTACACGTACGATCGGCGCCTCCGTTCGGTTCGAACGCCGAACTACAAGTACGTCGAGGGTGACGACGGATTCAGTCGGCTACACTACCTGCCGACGGATCCGGACGAGTCGCGCAACGTCGTCGACGAAGAGCCGGCGGTCGCCGCCAGGCTCGAACGGCGACTCGAGTCGACGCTCGGTCCGCTCGCGTCGACGCCACGTGTCGAAGCCGAGGTCTCGATGACCGAGAGCACGAAACAGCGGCTGGCCGATCTCGGCTACCGGTGA
- a CDS encoding PadR family transcriptional regulator, which yields MHELTGFQRDLLYVIAAADQPSGQEVKAEIEGYYSSDINHGRLYPNLDTLVDRGFVEKGQLDRRTNYYDITSEGEHLIEERREWESQYVES from the coding sequence ATGCACGAACTCACCGGGTTTCAACGCGACCTGCTGTACGTGATCGCCGCGGCCGACCAGCCATCGGGTCAAGAGGTCAAAGCCGAGATCGAGGGCTACTACAGCTCCGACATCAATCACGGCCGACTCTATCCGAATCTCGACACCCTCGTCGATCGAGGGTTCGTCGAAAAGGGCCAACTCGACCGGCGAACTAACTACTACGATATCACAAGCGAGGGTGAACACCTGATCGAAGAACGACGCGAGTGGGAGTCACAGTACGTCGAGTCGTAG